From Hoplias malabaricus isolate fHopMal1 chromosome 11, fHopMal1.hap1, whole genome shotgun sequence, a single genomic window includes:
- the pgr gene encoding progesterone receptor yields METKVSDGVKLVQTAADSSGKNTSDLGGLIDPYTELSFGHGDRALGLHAAATAPHGFSGSSTDVQTRFSPKERAFGACNLLKLEPGEWSDLTDNILQLKDSGRALEGSAPAGTGLCTFIKDESEPSLIAEPQRCAAKFQLAHGNVNVNVLEMDDAFDAARKETPALLDDSAALDTNFLENLSQESSPAPFPQLRATDLRQFPVAKAPQTVEVVSAPSQQHLLMCKSEGGRWQPSPTEFWCPTAGVGEEQLGHSEYATSAPLHGSGFGQRSAAYSLFPGVPPQRMCVICGDEASGCHYGVLTCGSCKVFFKRAVEGHHNYLCAGRNDCIVDKIRRKNCPACRLRKCYQAGMMLGGRKLKRFGVLKAMGLGQPLMFQSPLALMAEGHTSASMSCMPGLRDLQISPQIISILDSIEPEVVYSGYDSSQPELPHLLLNSLNRLCERQLVWIVKWSKSLPGFRNLHINDQMTLIQYSWMNLMVFSLGWRSFQNVTNDYLYFAPDLILSQDRMRRSPIYELCLAMQFIPQEFANLQVTKEEYLCMKALMLLNTVPLEGLKSQGQFDEMRQNYIRELTKAIQIREKGVVGSSQRFYHLTKLMDAMHEIVKKVNLYCLSTFIQAEAMKVEFPEMMTEVISSQLPKVLAGMVRPLLFHNK; encoded by the exons ATGGAAACTAAAGTCAGTGACGGCGTGAAGCTGGTGCAGACGGCGGCGGACTCGTCTGGGAAGAATACGAGTGATTTGGGGGGCTTAATTGACCCGTACACGGAGCTGAGCTTCGGCCACGGGGACAGAGCGCTGGGTCTCCACGCAGCAGCAACAGCACCGCACGGTTTCTCCGGCTCCAGCACCGATGTCCAGACCCGCTTCTCTCCCAAGGAGAGGGCGTTCGGCGCGTGCAACCTTCTGAAGCTCGAGCCGGGCGAATGGAGCGATCTTACCGACAACATACTCCAGCTTAAGGACTCCGGACGGGCTCTGGAGGGGTCTGCTCCCGCGGGAACGGGTTTATGTACGTTTATTAAGGACGAAAGCGAGCCCTCGCTCATTGCGGAGCCCCAGCGGTGCGCGGCTAAGTTTCAGCTAGCGCACGGTAACGTTAACGTAAACGTCCTCGAGATGGACGACGCTTTCGACGCAGCTAGAAAAGAGACGCCAGCCCTTCTGGACGATTCCGCGGCTCTGGACACAAACTTTCTTGAGAACCTGAGCCAGGAGAGTTCTCCGGCCCCTTTCCCTCAGCTGAGGGCGACCGACTTGCGTCAGTTTCCCGTCGCCAAAGCCCCGCAGACGGTGGAGGTGGTGAGTGCGCCTTCGCAGCAGCACCTGCTGATGTGTAAAAGCGAGGGGGGAAGGTGGCAGCCCTCGCCAACAGAGTTCTGGTGTCCGACGGCCGGCGTGGGCGAGGAGCAGCTCGGGCACAGCGAGTATGCTACCTCCGCGCCGCTCCACGGCTCCGGCTTCGGCCAACGGTCAGCCGCCTATAGCCTGTTCCCGGG TGTGCCACcccagagaatgtgtgtgatcTGCGGCGATGAAGCCTCTGGATGTCATTATGGAGTCCTTACTTGTGGAAGTTGCAAGGTGTTCTTCAAGAGAGCTGTGGAAG GGCATCACAATTACCTGTGTGCCGGAAGAAATGACTGCATTGTGGATAAGATCAGGAGAAAAAACTGCCCTGCATGCCGCCTCCGAAAATGCTACCAAGCGGGGATGATGCTCGGAG GTCGTAAGCTGAAGCGTTTCGGGGTTTTGAAGGCCATGGGTCTAGGCCAGCCTCTAATGTTCCAGAGTCCGTTGGCCCTGATGGCCGAGGGCCATACTTCGGCCTCTATGTCGTGCATGCCTGGGCTCAGAGACCTGCAGATCTCTCCCCAGATCATCAGCATCCTTGATAGCATCGAGCCTGAGGTGGTCTACTCGGGCTACGACAGCTCCCAGCCGGAGCTGCCACATTTGCTTCTGAACAGCCTCAACCGTCTGTGTGAGAGGCAGCTGGTCTGGATCGTTAAGTGGTCCAAGTCTTTGCCAG GTTTTCGCAATTTACACATCAACGACCAGATGACCCTAATCCAGTACTCTTGGATGAATCTGATGGTGTTTTCTTTGGGGTGGAGAAGCTTCCAGAACGTCACAAATGATTATCTGTACTTCGCACCCGACCTTATCCTCAGTCA GGATCGGATGAGGAGATCTCCAATCTATGAACTGTGCTTGGCCATGCAGTTTATTCCTCAGGAGTTTGCAAACCTGCAGGTGACCAAAGAGGAATATCTGTGCATGAAGGCCTTAATGCTACTCAACACAG TGCCTCTGGAGGGGTTGAAAAGTCAAGGCCAGTTTGACGAGATGAGACAGAACTACATTCGGGAACTCACCAAGGCTATTCAGATCAGAGAGAAAGGAGTGGTGGGCAGCTCCCAGCGTTTCTACCATCTCACCAAGCTCATGGATGCCATGCACGAA ATAGTGAAGAAGGTCAACCTGTACTGTCTCAGCACATTCATCCAAGCCGAAGCCATGAAAGTGGAGTTTCCCGAGATGATGACTGAAGTGATTTCGTCACAGCTACCCAAGGTGCTGGCTGGTATGGTCAGGCCCCTCCTCTTTCACAACAAGTGA